A genomic stretch from Alteribacter keqinensis includes:
- a CDS encoding L-threonylcarbamoyladenylate synthase, with protein MTNQRNTFIWTVEKDVDNLAESHHIQEAAERLIQNEVVAFPTETVYGLGGNAQSDKAIDRIFQAKGRPSDNPLIVHIAKRDDVKRYVEKTNELGEKLINAFWPGPLTLVFRHNGRLSTKVTAGLDTVGIRMPDHPVALAVIEASGLPIAAPSANTSGRPSPTTAVHVQEDLRGKIAGIVDGGATGVGLESTVVDCTGEEPMILRPGGITKEQLEAVVGKVAVDPSLAEEKEAPRSPGMKYTHYAPKAEMTLVDGSDRFFQEQIDEANRKGLNVGILVPVEKSETFSGMRRKEICGTESDISTVARELYGALRSFDSGEAVDVIFARTVGEAALGQAVMNRLRKAAGNRVLTENELQK; from the coding sequence ATGACTAATCAACGGAACACGTTTATATGGACTGTGGAAAAAGATGTGGATAACCTCGCAGAATCCCATCATATTCAGGAAGCAGCAGAACGTTTAATACAAAATGAAGTTGTGGCTTTTCCCACTGAAACCGTCTATGGTCTCGGTGGAAATGCGCAATCTGATAAAGCCATAGACCGGATTTTTCAGGCAAAAGGCCGTCCGTCTGATAACCCCCTCATCGTCCATATTGCCAAAAGGGATGATGTGAAGCGGTATGTGGAAAAAACAAATGAACTTGGTGAAAAGCTGATAAATGCTTTTTGGCCGGGGCCACTGACTCTTGTTTTTCGTCATAACGGCCGGTTATCAACGAAAGTCACCGCGGGTCTCGATACGGTAGGAATCCGGATGCCCGATCACCCCGTAGCCCTCGCTGTCATTGAAGCATCGGGGCTTCCGATTGCAGCCCCGAGCGCGAATACTTCGGGAAGGCCGAGTCCGACGACGGCAGTCCATGTTCAGGAAGACCTGAGAGGAAAAATTGCCGGGATTGTGGACGGAGGCGCCACGGGAGTCGGTCTTGAATCTACCGTGGTTGACTGTACCGGTGAGGAACCGATGATTCTTCGCCCAGGCGGCATTACGAAAGAACAGCTCGAAGCGGTGGTGGGAAAAGTAGCAGTTGATCCGTCACTGGCGGAGGAAAAAGAAGCACCACGGTCACCGGGGATGAAATACACCCACTATGCCCCGAAGGCAGAGATGACCCTGGTGGACGGATCCGACCGTTTTTTTCAGGAACAGATCGACGAAGCAAATCGTAAGGGATTAAATGTAGGCATCCTCGTTCCGGTGGAGAAAAGCGAGACGTTTTCAGGGATGAGAAGAAAGGAAATCTGCGGCACGGAAAGTGATATCAGTACCGTTGCCCGGGAGCTGTACGGAGCTTTAAGAAGCTTTGACTCCGGAGAGGCGGTCGACGTTATTTTTGCCCGGACGGTGGGTGAAGCAGCCCTCGGTCAGGCTGTGATGAACAGGCTTAGAAAAGCGGCGGGAAACAGAGTTCTAACTGAAAACGAATTACAGAAATAA
- a CDS encoding TIGR01440 family protein — MTQLTEDLEAALVDLNEAAKLREGQILVVGTSTSEVKGEHIGKAGSMDIAEALWRALESFRIKTGVHLAFQCCEHLNRALVIEGNTRDYWRMEDHVSAIPMPRAGGSMASYAYRQMNSPVVVETIKAHAGIDIGDTLIGMHLKQVAVPVRSRIKSIGSAHLTLARTRPKLIGGERAVYTIDTTEPPSTCD; from the coding sequence CTGACCCAGTTAACCGAAGACCTCGAAGCCGCGCTTGTTGACCTGAACGAAGCTGCGAAGCTTAGGGAAGGGCAGATTCTTGTTGTAGGTACAAGTACGAGCGAAGTAAAAGGAGAGCATATCGGGAAGGCCGGTTCCATGGATATTGCAGAAGCGTTATGGAGAGCCCTTGAATCGTTCAGGATAAAAACCGGCGTTCATCTTGCCTTTCAATGCTGCGAACACTTGAACAGAGCGCTTGTGATCGAAGGAAACACAAGAGATTACTGGAGGATGGAAGATCATGTATCAGCGATTCCTATGCCACGGGCAGGGGGATCGATGGCGTCTTATGCCTACCGGCAGATGAACAGTCCTGTAGTGGTGGAAACAATAAAAGCACATGCAGGCATCGATATTGGAGATACGCTAATCGGTATGCATCTAAAGCAGGTTGCTGTTCCTGTCCGCAGCCGGATTAAGTCCATCGGAAGCGCCCACCTGACCCTCGCACGAACACGGCCGAAACTCATCGGAGGCGAACGGGCCGTTTACACGATCGACACAACAGAACCACCATCCACATGTGATTAA
- the upp gene encoding uracil phosphoribosyltransferase: MSKVYVFDHPLIQHKLTYIRDKNTGTKEFRELVDEVASLMAFEITRELPLQEVEIETPVGPATSKTIAGKKLGLVPILRAGLGMVDGILKLIPAAKVGHVGLYRDPETLKPVEYYVKLPNDVEEREFIVIDPMLATGGSAVEAINSLKKRGANNIKLMCLVAAPEGVEILQEEHPDVDIYLAAMDDKLNEKGYIVPGLGDAGDRLFGTK, from the coding sequence ATGAGTAAGGTGTATGTCTTTGATCATCCGTTAATTCAGCACAAGCTGACGTATATTCGCGATAAAAATACAGGTACGAAAGAGTTTCGTGAGCTTGTGGATGAAGTTGCAAGCCTGATGGCGTTTGAAATTACACGTGAACTTCCGCTTCAGGAAGTGGAAATTGAAACACCGGTAGGTCCGGCGACGAGTAAGACGATTGCGGGTAAAAAGCTCGGTCTGGTGCCGATTCTCCGTGCCGGTCTTGGTATGGTTGACGGTATTTTGAAGCTGATTCCCGCTGCAAAAGTGGGACATGTCGGTTTATATCGTGATCCTGAAACGTTAAAGCCGGTTGAGTATTACGTGAAGCTGCCGAATGACGTGGAAGAAAGAGAATTTATTGTGATCGATCCAATGCTTGCTACGGGCGGTTCTGCGGTGGAAGCGATTAACTCTCTTAAAAAGCGCGGAGCAAATAACATTAAATTAATGTGTCTGGTAGCAGCGCCGGAGGGTGTGGAAATTCTTCAGGAAGAACACCCGGATGTGGATATCTATCTTGCTGCAATGGATGATAAATTAAACGAAAAAGGCTACATCGTACCGGGTCTTGGTGACGCCGGAGACCGTTTGTTCGGGACGAAGTAA
- a CDS encoding methyl-accepting chemotaxis protein, producing the protein MQSSSYRFSIRKKMVLGICSVAVITYATSAFFIFFLSDYLGGLLGVNENIFTVITLVLGVMWCGVLGFIGATVIAKPLHRLEKAAGKVASGDISEHVEVPKSDDELRGLALAYNNMVDNLRSMVQDIDRNFMSTNERVAEINGASLAAAEQADNISRTVDEISQGAENSAASIQETAESVEDVMQIATQVQNHAQTSNRLSEDMVETLAESKEVITSLVEGIQQLAKDNETSLTAVHRLEKNAKKVEEIISLVGDIAGQTNLLALNASIEAARAGEQGRGFAVVAEEVRKLADESGKAVQGISSLIKSIQSEVTNVVGQITDQVQVAKKEADKGSATNEAIADMGESVTEVAKSVAEISILVEKQMKSVEASASQSEEVAAIAQETSAGAVEVSSATQEQSAVMEEIAAASEILSEEAGNLKKVIQKFHV; encoded by the coding sequence CTGCAATCATCGTCATACCGGTTCAGTATCAGAAAGAAAATGGTTCTTGGAATTTGTTCGGTAGCTGTCATCACATATGCTACGAGCGCGTTTTTTATCTTCTTTTTAAGTGATTATCTTGGCGGTTTACTCGGAGTTAACGAGAATATCTTTACCGTCATCACCTTAGTGCTCGGAGTCATGTGGTGCGGGGTATTGGGCTTTATCGGGGCTACTGTAATCGCTAAGCCTCTTCACAGACTGGAGAAGGCCGCCGGGAAGGTGGCTTCCGGGGATATTTCAGAACACGTGGAAGTTCCGAAGTCAGACGATGAGCTGCGCGGCTTGGCATTGGCTTATAACAACATGGTGGACAACCTCCGCTCCATGGTTCAGGATATCGACCGCAATTTCATGAGTACAAATGAGCGCGTGGCCGAGATTAACGGTGCCTCCCTGGCTGCGGCTGAGCAGGCAGATAACATCAGCCGGACTGTAGACGAAATCTCACAGGGAGCTGAAAACTCAGCGGCTTCCATTCAGGAAACCGCAGAATCGGTTGAAGATGTGATGCAGATTGCCACACAGGTGCAAAATCACGCCCAGACTTCAAACCGCCTGAGCGAAGATATGGTAGAGACGCTTGCTGAGAGTAAAGAAGTTATTACCTCTCTCGTGGAGGGAATTCAGCAGCTTGCCAAGGATAACGAAACGTCTCTGACTGCTGTTCACCGGTTGGAAAAAAATGCGAAGAAAGTTGAAGAGATTATTTCTCTTGTCGGGGATATTGCCGGACAGACGAATCTTCTTGCTTTGAATGCATCCATCGAAGCGGCAAGAGCCGGAGAACAGGGCAGAGGATTTGCCGTAGTGGCAGAAGAAGTGAGAAAATTAGCTGATGAAAGCGGGAAAGCTGTACAGGGAATTTCCTCTCTCATTAAGAGTATCCAATCAGAAGTCACCAACGTGGTAGGGCAGATTACCGATCAGGTTCAGGTGGCAAAAAAAGAAGCGGATAAAGGATCTGCCACGAACGAAGCAATAGCGGATATGGGAGAGTCTGTTACAGAAGTGGCGAAATCAGTAGCTGAGATTTCCATACTCGTTGAAAAACAGATGAAGTCCGTTGAAGCGTCCGCCAGCCAGTCTGAGGAAGTGGCAGCCATAGCACAGGAGACGTCCGCCGGGGCAGTGGAAGTAAGCTCCGCTACCCAGGAACAGTCGGCAGTTATGGAGGAGATTGCGGCAGCTTCTGAAATTCTGTCTGAAGAAGCGGGCAATCTGAAAAAAGTGATACAGAAATTTCACGTGTAG
- a CDS encoding manganese efflux pump MntP family protein, translating to MAFALSMDAFSISVGMGMIGLRLRQIGMIGTTVGLFHVAMPLLGMILGKIVSQYVGVFAYLLGAIVLIILGLQMIFSSFSKDTKSFLQPVGLGLILFAVGVSIDSFSVGLSLGMLGAKTLLTLVSFGIMSAFLTCAGLLLGRKVEGLLGGYSEMLGGLILVGFGVKILFV from the coding sequence ATGGCTTTTGCTTTGAGTATGGACGCGTTCTCCATCTCCGTGGGGATGGGGATGATCGGTCTCCGTCTGCGCCAAATCGGGATGATCGGAACGACGGTTGGCCTGTTTCATGTGGCCATGCCGCTTTTAGGTATGATTTTAGGCAAGATCGTTTCTCAGTACGTGGGTGTGTTTGCGTATCTTCTTGGAGCAATCGTGCTGATTATATTAGGCCTGCAGATGATTTTTTCTTCTTTTTCGAAAGATACAAAAAGCTTTCTGCAGCCGGTGGGATTAGGACTCATTTTGTTCGCTGTGGGCGTGAGTATCGACAGCTTTTCCGTCGGGTTGAGCCTGGGGATGCTCGGGGCGAAAACGTTACTGACTCTTGTATCCTTTGGCATCATGAGCGCTTTTTTAACGTGTGCGGGACTGCTTCTTGGAAGAAAAGTCGAAGGACTCCTCGGAGGATACAGCGAAATGTTGGGAGGCCTCATTTTGGTGGGGTTCGGTGTTAAGATTTTGTTTGTATAA
- the glyA gene encoding serine hydroxymethyltransferase, which yields METLNQERLAHVKKQDNDVFQAMDKELKRQRDNIELIASENFVSEAVMEAQGSVLTNKYAEGYPSKRYYGGCEHVDVVEDIARERAKRLFGAEHVNVQPHSGAQANMAVYYTVLDHGDTVLGMNLSHGGHLTHGSPVNFSGKQYNFVEYGVDKENQVIDYDDVLAKAKEHRPKMIVAGASAYPRKIDFAKFREIADEVDALLMVDMAHIAGLVAAGLHQNPVPHADFVTTTTHKTLRGPRGGMILCKEEFGKKIDKAIFPGLQGGPLMHVIAAKAVALGEALGDEFTGYAKQVVDNAATLAESLTEQGIDLVSRGTDNHLVLLDLRKLGITGKIAEEALDEVRITTNKNTIPFDPESPFVTSGLRIGTAAVTSRGFGVDEMKEIGKIMAAVLKSPDKDEVLEAARNQVAELTSRFPMYK from the coding sequence ATGGAAACGTTGAACCAGGAACGATTGGCTCATGTAAAAAAGCAGGACAATGATGTTTTTCAGGCAATGGACAAGGAATTGAAACGCCAGCGTGACAATATCGAATTGATTGCATCAGAGAACTTTGTGTCTGAAGCGGTAATGGAAGCACAAGGTTCTGTGTTGACGAATAAATACGCAGAAGGCTATCCTTCCAAGCGCTATTATGGCGGCTGCGAACATGTGGACGTTGTAGAAGACATTGCCCGCGAGCGTGCAAAGCGTTTGTTCGGTGCGGAACATGTTAACGTTCAGCCTCACTCAGGTGCGCAGGCGAATATGGCTGTCTATTACACAGTTCTTGATCACGGTGATACGGTTCTTGGCATGAACTTAAGCCACGGTGGTCACTTAACTCATGGAAGCCCTGTTAACTTCAGCGGAAAGCAGTATAACTTCGTGGAATATGGAGTGGACAAAGAAAATCAGGTTATCGATTACGATGATGTCCTTGCTAAAGCCAAGGAACACCGTCCGAAAATGATCGTTGCCGGTGCAAGTGCCTACCCGCGTAAAATTGACTTTGCCAAGTTCCGCGAAATTGCAGACGAAGTGGATGCACTGCTGATGGTTGATATGGCGCACATTGCAGGACTTGTTGCTGCCGGTCTTCATCAGAACCCGGTTCCTCACGCAGACTTTGTGACGACAACAACGCACAAAACCCTTCGCGGTCCACGTGGCGGTATGATTCTTTGTAAAGAAGAATTCGGAAAGAAAATTGATAAAGCGATCTTCCCTGGTCTTCAAGGCGGACCTCTCATGCACGTTATTGCTGCCAAAGCAGTTGCTCTTGGCGAGGCTCTTGGAGATGAATTCACAGGTTACGCCAAGCAGGTTGTTGATAATGCGGCTACTCTGGCAGAATCCTTAACAGAGCAAGGAATTGATCTTGTGTCTCGCGGTACGGATAACCACCTTGTCCTTCTTGACCTCCGTAAATTAGGAATTACGGGTAAAATTGCAGAAGAAGCTCTGGATGAAGTTCGTATTACGACGAACAAGAACACCATTCCGTTTGACCCGGAAAGTCCGTTTGTTACAAGCGGTCTCCGCATCGGTACTGCTGCGGTTACGTCCCGCGGATTCGGTGTGGATGAAATGAAGGAAATCGGCAAAATCATGGCAGCTGTATTGAAATCCCCTGATAAAGACGAGGTTCTTGAAGCAGCCCGTAATCAGGTCGCCGAACTGACTTCCCGTTTCCCGATGTATAAATAA
- the rpiB gene encoding ribose 5-phosphate isomerase B has protein sequence MKVAIGSDHGGRNLKEEIKSLMDDLNISYDDVGCECSDSVDYPDYGIPVAEKVANNEADRGIVICGTGIGMSIAANKVKGIRCALVHDLFSAKATREHNDSNVLAMGERVIGPGLAREIAKVWLTTEYEGGRHDRRLEKISDYEG, from the coding sequence ATGAAAGTAGCAATCGGTTCAGATCACGGTGGAAGAAATTTAAAAGAAGAAATTAAATCATTAATGGACGACCTTAACATTTCCTATGACGATGTAGGCTGTGAGTGCAGTGACTCTGTCGACTATCCGGACTACGGAATTCCAGTTGCAGAGAAAGTGGCAAATAACGAAGCAGACCGCGGAATTGTCATCTGCGGAACAGGGATCGGCATGTCCATTGCGGCCAATAAAGTAAAAGGAATCCGCTGTGCGCTGGTGCACGACCTTTTCAGTGCAAAGGCAACCCGGGAACATAACGATTCAAACGTCCTTGCGATGGGGGAGCGTGTAATCGGACCTGGCCTTGCACGTGAAATTGCGAAAGTGTGGCTTACTACAGAGTATGAAGGCGGACGCCATGATCGCCGTCTTGAAAAAATCTCTGACTACGAAGGGTAG
- a CDS encoding GNAT family N-acetyltransferase, with protein sequence MIVRKALEEDTLQLQRLLSKAGVIEQVYDEEPTEFIVAENENAELVATAGLAGIGKKDVILRSLVIDSEKVGAVFLLEFLETATAFAEKRGYKSLYLLTSGQQAFLEQVGFSLLQSDEVPKRVRESNHYKQNVKRSPKVMHTRLAVNK encoded by the coding sequence ATGATCGTGCGAAAAGCATTGGAAGAAGATACATTGCAATTGCAGAGGCTCCTTTCTAAAGCCGGAGTCATAGAGCAGGTTTATGACGAGGAGCCTACGGAGTTTATCGTCGCAGAGAATGAAAACGCCGAGCTGGTAGCTACGGCAGGACTTGCTGGAATCGGGAAAAAAGATGTGATTCTTCGTTCCCTCGTGATTGATTCTGAAAAGGTAGGGGCAGTATTCCTGCTCGAATTTCTGGAAACGGCCACCGCCTTTGCAGAAAAAAGGGGCTATAAAAGCTTATATCTGTTAACGTCCGGCCAGCAGGCGTTCCTTGAGCAGGTAGGCTTTTCCCTTCTTCAAAGCGATGAGGTGCCGAAAAGGGTCAGGGAGTCGAATCACTATAAACAAAACGTAAAACGGAGCCCGAAAGTGATGCATACCCGCCTGGCTGTGAATAAATAA
- a CDS encoding S8 family serine peptidase, translated as MMMRRVWGMLAAAMVVTMLFSPYQGLAEESGGLYPERPPLPEIDPEQMQIVIVEADDDPVEAMARVQEQLPDTQVRRTFLTLFNGFSLEIKQKDIEQLQTIKGVKRIDPVAMYEPSMDESIPFIGGNEIRSMLDEDGDRLTGEGIKIGVIDTGIDYHHPDLKKNYRGGYDVVDEDDDPMETTKEEGVPTLHGTHVAGIIAADGRMHGVAPDAEIYGYRALGPTGIGTTEQVIAAIEKAVEDEVDVINLSLGNTVNGPDWPTSVALDKAVEAGVVAVTSNGNSGPNLWTVGSPGTSSKAISVGASTPPLRIPYLVLDRNEEQEWAITPMIRAQPWDQKREDEIVYAGLGRKEDFNNTDVKGKIAIVERGIVTFTVKAKAAKQAGAKGLIVYNNHDGEFAGTLEEIVDLPVVSMSKEDGEALLSELSKTNHSRIRTVYHEEQDFIAPFSSRGPVTYSWDVKPDLVAPGVAIDSTVPKGYLDMNGTSMAAPHIAGAAALVLQKHPDWTPDQVKAALMNSAKLISDRDGNVYPPHVQGTGRVDLSRALKVETLVYPGAVSFGKWLRDDTRIEKQVKITVDNQSDERKRYTVDPPFEVPDGIQWKVPFSFYLNPGEKREVPIIMDVLPSVFEGGMYNGIIEVKSKDEIINVPYLFFVEEPDYPRVMAFMLEHTTEEDVYQYEVYLPGGAEEFGIVLYEPDTFQFVKYIEAKKDVDRGMLEEKLEIQGVEPGVYKALIFARQDGKEDTIERDIIIGQYLGPSSSR; from the coding sequence ATGATGATGAGGCGTGTGTGGGGAATGCTGGCGGCAGCGATGGTAGTGACGATGTTGTTTTCACCTTATCAGGGGTTGGCAGAAGAAAGCGGCGGATTGTATCCTGAACGGCCGCCCCTGCCGGAAATAGATCCGGAACAAATGCAGATTGTGATTGTGGAAGCTGACGATGATCCAGTTGAAGCGATGGCACGGGTACAGGAGCAGCTCCCTGACACTCAGGTGCGCCGGACATTTCTGACGTTATTTAATGGTTTTTCACTTGAAATCAAACAAAAAGATATAGAGCAGCTTCAGACAATCAAAGGGGTTAAGCGAATTGATCCTGTTGCCATGTACGAGCCGTCCATGGATGAGAGCATTCCGTTTATCGGTGGAAACGAAATTCGAAGCATGCTCGATGAAGACGGCGACCGCCTTACAGGGGAAGGAATAAAGATAGGAGTAATTGATACGGGCATTGATTATCATCACCCCGACCTTAAGAAAAACTACCGGGGCGGATATGACGTGGTGGATGAAGATGATGATCCGATGGAAACGACGAAAGAAGAAGGTGTGCCGACCCTTCACGGTACGCACGTTGCAGGGATTATTGCAGCAGACGGCAGAATGCACGGCGTAGCCCCTGACGCTGAAATTTACGGGTACCGGGCACTCGGTCCGACAGGAATAGGAACCACTGAGCAGGTGATCGCTGCCATTGAAAAGGCGGTAGAAGACGAGGTGGATGTGATCAACCTGTCTTTGGGCAACACAGTAAACGGACCGGACTGGCCCACAAGCGTAGCCCTGGATAAAGCTGTAGAAGCAGGGGTTGTGGCGGTAACATCGAACGGAAACAGCGGCCCGAACCTCTGGACAGTCGGTTCACCGGGGACATCATCAAAAGCCATTTCAGTAGGGGCTTCAACACCGCCCCTCAGAATTCCCTACCTTGTTCTTGACCGAAACGAAGAACAGGAATGGGCGATCACGCCGATGATACGGGCGCAACCTTGGGACCAGAAGAGGGAAGATGAAATTGTCTATGCGGGTCTTGGCCGAAAAGAAGACTTTAACAACACGGATGTAAAAGGAAAAATTGCGATCGTTGAACGAGGTATCGTGACCTTTACCGTTAAAGCAAAGGCTGCGAAACAGGCTGGTGCGAAAGGGTTAATCGTATACAACAATCACGACGGGGAATTTGCCGGGACGCTTGAAGAAATTGTAGATCTCCCTGTGGTGAGTATGTCAAAAGAAGATGGTGAAGCACTTTTGAGTGAGCTTTCAAAGACGAATCATTCCCGGATCCGAACGGTTTATCATGAAGAGCAAGACTTTATCGCCCCATTCAGCTCAAGGGGGCCGGTAACCTATTCGTGGGATGTAAAGCCGGATCTCGTAGCACCGGGTGTGGCCATTGACAGTACCGTTCCTAAAGGGTACCTGGATATGAACGGTACGAGCATGGCAGCCCCTCACATCGCCGGTGCCGCAGCACTTGTTTTGCAAAAGCATCCCGACTGGACGCCTGATCAAGTGAAAGCAGCGCTGATGAATTCGGCCAAGCTGATCTCTGACCGTGACGGAAATGTGTATCCGCCCCATGTTCAAGGAACGGGGAGGGTGGACCTGAGTCGTGCATTAAAGGTCGAAACCTTGGTGTACCCGGGGGCAGTCAGCTTTGGGAAGTGGCTCCGGGATGATACGCGGATTGAGAAGCAGGTCAAAATTACCGTGGACAATCAATCGGATGAGAGAAAGCGGTACACGGTGGATCCACCGTTTGAAGTGCCTGATGGTATTCAGTGGAAAGTACCGTTTTCGTTTTATCTGAACCCCGGTGAAAAAAGAGAAGTGCCGATTATTATGGACGTTCTTCCTTCTGTATTTGAAGGAGGAATGTACAACGGGATCATTGAGGTTAAGAGTAAAGACGAGATCATTAACGTACCGTACCTCTTTTTTGTGGAAGAGCCTGATTACCCGCGGGTGATGGCCTTTATGCTTGAGCATACAACGGAGGAAGATGTGTATCAGTACGAAGTATACCTTCCGGGGGGCGCGGAGGAGTTCGGGATTGTTTTATACGAGCCGGATACGTTCCAGTTCGTGAAGTATATCGAGGCTAAAAAGGATGTAGACCGGGGGATGCTTGAAGAAAAGCTTGAGATCCAAGGTGTGGAGCCCGGTGTTTATAAAGCACTGATTTTTGCAAGGCAGGACGGGAAGGAAGATACGATCGAGCGTGATATTATTATCGGCCAGTACCTGGGACCGTCTTCCAGCCGGTAA
- a CDS encoding low molecular weight protein arginine phosphatase, which translates to MKKVLFVCTGNTCRSPLAEKVFIEKTKSFPEQYEARSAGIHAMDGVPISEGSKAVLEDKGIEHSHQSRSLDKDLLEWADVVLTMTQEHKRRIIEHFHKDQNNVFTLNEFVHDTKEHREKKKKIDQEAAQLEIKRAQFIAENQSKVDDFLKNNDTSKQQELEEALLSEIKPHQEAIDELIKDFPSMDIADPFGGDKHTYKQTLIEIEQAIDKLVAKLKRDKE; encoded by the coding sequence ATGAAAAAAGTACTGTTTGTCTGCACAGGCAATACGTGCCGGAGCCCACTGGCCGAAAAGGTGTTCATTGAGAAGACAAAGAGCTTCCCGGAACAGTATGAAGCCCGTTCTGCAGGAATCCATGCCATGGACGGCGTACCTATCTCAGAAGGGTCAAAAGCTGTTCTTGAGGATAAAGGAATAGAGCATTCACATCAATCCAGGTCTCTGGATAAGGACCTCCTGGAGTGGGCGGATGTGGTATTGACAATGACTCAGGAACACAAGCGAAGAATAATCGAACATTTTCATAAAGACCAGAACAATGTGTTCACATTGAATGAGTTTGTCCATGATACAAAAGAACACCGAGAAAAGAAAAAGAAGATTGATCAAGAAGCGGCCCAGCTTGAAATTAAGAGGGCGCAGTTTATAGCAGAAAACCAGAGTAAAGTGGATGACTTTCTTAAAAATAATGATACGTCCAAACAGCAGGAACTTGAAGAAGCGCTGCTGTCCGAGATTAAACCTCATCAGGAAGCGATCGATGAACTGATTAAAGATTTTCCTTCCATGGATATTGCCGATCCCTTTGGTGGAGACAAACACACATATAAACAAACACTCATTGAAATAGAACAAGCCATAGATAAACTTGTTGCCAAGCTTAAAAGAGATAAAGAATAA